Sequence from the Synergistaceae bacterium genome:
CTGAATCCCGGAAATAAACTGCCTTCCGAAAGAGATTTGGCTCAAACGCTTGATGTAAGCAGAAACTCCATAAGAGAAGCGTTAAAGAGTATGCAATCGCAGGGATATATACACATATCCCATGGCGCAGGTACCTATGTCAGTGACATCAGCGGACTGATTGTAGAAAAACAGGTTTTTGACGGGAGAGTTCTGGAAAAACTGCTCCAAATCCGCGAAATGGTGGAACCTTATGCTGTAGGATTGCTGTCCATGCAACACCCCTGTCCGGACTATTCGGAATTGGAGACTCTCCTTTTAAGAGAGGCCGAAAAAAACAAAGCAGAAGATATCAGCGATCTCCCCAATCTGAATTTTGAAGTGGAGTTAGTTAGATTGACGGAAAATACTTTGCTGTATGGGTTTTATTTCAATATCAGTCTAGCCTGGAAAGAATTTTGGAAAAAAAATGGTTCCACAGTTCTTAATGCTGCAGCCAGACATAAAGAACACATAAATATTTTCAATGCTATAAAAAAGGGACAAACGGACAAAGCTGTAAAACTTGCAAAAGAACACCTTAAAGGAGTAAAATTGATACTGAAGTAAAAAGGAGGTTTGTGCACCTCTTTTTTTCGCAGGACAAATTGGTCCTACCTCCTACCAATTTTTTATAAAGAAAGGACGTTGATCTGCGCAGAAGACAATAACGGCGTTGACAACATCAATATATGTTTTTGAACAGGGAGGTCATAATATGAAAATCACAGATGTTAAGGCAATAGGTATCAATCGTTTTTTGTTTGCAGAGGTCCATACCGATGAAGGAATAGTCGGGTTGGGAGAATCCGGGACTTGG
This genomic interval carries:
- a CDS encoding FadR family transcriptional regulator; translated protein: MELTPIKRVVVHDTILNLIKEYILSNKLNPGNKLPSERDLAQTLDVSRNSIREALKSMQSQGYIHISHGAGTYVSDISGLIVEKQVFDGRVLEKLLQIREMVEPYAVGLLSMQHPCPDYSELETLLLREAEKNKAEDISDLPNLNFEVELVRLTENTLLYGFYFNISLAWKEFWKKNGSTVLNAAARHKEHINIFNAIKKGQTDKAVKLAKEHLKGVKLILK